ACTTCAACATTTTCTTACAATTGATGCAACAATCACCATATGCTGACTCAATACGGATCTACAAATAATGAAAGATGTCTAAACTAACTTTTTGCTTAAGATGGATAGAAAATAAATACGGCTAGAGTCTGCACTGATAGTGAACTGGGCCAAGAAGACTAGTGTCGGTGTTCAGTCACGTCATTTTAGGCTAGAAAATAAGAGAAAGGGTACGTACTCGGGCATTTTGAGCCACGACCTTAGTGGCCTGCAGAGGGCCGAAATCCACCGACGTTGTATGCTCTTTGACTATTTGTGTTATACCTGATattttttccttcaaaatttTTACGGATTAAATTGTCCTACAACCCTAGCTAAATGCATCGATCGACATGTCAATTCATTGGCAGTAGCTGCATGTTCAATGTATTGCACATTATAAATCAAAGCGTTGCAGCGGCCAACAGATTAAAAGCATAGAAATCTTGACATGTTTTTAGTGGTCGTATATATCCAATAAGATTTTTAGTGGTCGTATATATCCAACAAGATTTTTTACGCCCCCCTGCCCCTTTGCTCTGGGAAGATAGTCCAAATGTGGTTCATAGGGGTAAAGATAATGCTAAAACACTGGCTGCAAAGTGGGTACTTCAGTACAAACTAGATTGACCAGATCTACAAGGAAAGACATCATGCAAGCCATCTTTCAGTTTGTCCATTTCTATCATCTTTCTGTAGCATGTGTATGAACCTACAACAGTTTCATTGGAAACATGAATACTTGTTCAATGGTCCGGTGCTTTTCTATTCCAGTCAAGCGTGTAGGCTAACTATCATGTGAGTGTGTGTGATAGACATCACCAGCTTAATAAACAATAACATCAAACACAAGATAATTAAAAAATACTGAGATAAGAAATTAAAAGGGAATGAAACTTAAGAAAGGGAATACATATATTAATCCCACATAGAGGTGTAAACATGTTTATCAAATCACAGCAAACACCACTTCTGGAAATATCACAATATAACTTGCATCTGGGACAAAGTTATTAGTGCTAAATCCACAGACGCTTGACTTGCCATGGTCATTAAGAACTGGCCACCAAcgctttattattattattattattattattattattattattattattattattattattattattattattattttgcttCACTCTCGCACCATGGCTGCCACACTCGATCAATCACTTGCCCTCGCCGGAGCAAGCCTTTTCGTTGGTGCTGCCGTCTGTGTCATCGTTCTCCTTCTCTATAGGGGGTCCGGTGAGGCTACTTGAGCTGGCAGCCCTCTCAGGGTTACCCTGCCCAATGAAGTCGAAGAAGGGGACCTGCCCTCCTCCTGCAATGTTGTAAGTCTGGGCGAAGACGCGTGGCATGGcgcacttcttcttcttcctgtaGATGTGGCAAACCACCCAGGAATCGTCTGGTTTTACCATAACAGGAACCTTTTTAAGACTTGCAATGGCGTTGCGGAGTGCTTCAGATAGCTCATCATTTTTCTGTGTACAGTTTAAACATTAACCGTTAGGCAATAGAAGAGCAGTTATACTTTGCAGACAATCTAAAAGTGACTTTAGTTATTTAGAGTAAGTTGGATAGATGATACGACCGACTCTTTATGATAATAAAAAAGAGGGGGTTTGTACACTCTTCTCATGCCATACTACACTCTATGTTACATATAAATTGAAGAATCGACCTAAACTCTACATGCATGCGTAATCAAGATGCTTCAAGAAAAACAATTTGGTGGCTGTGATAGCTAAAATACCTTTGCAATGACTGCTGCAGCGCAACCGCATTTTCCTAAGTTGCGGCCCTCTCTTGGCCTCATCACATGACTGGGCATGAGGCCTGCTTCAGCGAGCCTGTACTCTTCCATGACCCACTCTGTGTTCTCACCAAACGGCGCCTTGCCGCGGTAGAAAACCATGGTCTTCTTCAACCCAACCATCATAGGAACTCTACCATTGATGCCTTTGCTAAAGATGGGCACATCCTTGCCTGATGCCTTCCAGTGGCCATCACCCGCAGTACGCTTGCGCCGGTTTCCAAGTGGCCACCTAGGAACCCTCCTAGAAAAATAGTACTTCTCCACGGATCCCTCTGTGTAGTGCAGCAACAACAAAAAACAAGACAACAAAGCATAGGATTCATAGCCACGGACAGATCAGGTAAGAGCAAGTGCAATCAAATGAAAGTAGAAGAAACAAGTCTATGTGTTTCTTGAGAACAGGTTGGTGTAAGTGTGCAGATGATTACCTGGTACTAGCTCCCATGGATTGTGGCTCAGGATGTCCACATCGACAATGCATCCGGAGGGTAGTGGTTCATTCATGGCACGAGGGCGGAGGTAGTGCACcacgacgtcctcgtcggtgggTCTAAACTTGAACCCTGGCTCGAGCAGGATGGGGGCTGCGCTGATCATGGAGGCAGCCATGGTGTGGTGATGATGGGTGACTACTTGGCTCTAGTCTACAGATTGAGAGTTGTTTTGAGACTTGGTGATGGATTGATGATGGTGACAGGAGTGAGggagaggggtatttataggggGGGATGGAGGCTGTTACCTAGCTTGCGTGAGGGGAACTCATCTTTATCTCATCCCCTACGTCTTTCTCCCTGTACGCATTTCCCTTTCTCTTTTAGTCTTTTGGTTCCATACATGCCGTGTGCTGTGTATCTTTAGATATATGATGAAAAAGTGATCCACATAAGGGGGTCACTCCCTAAACTTTCTGGCTTACCTTTCTGTTTTTATTTGGTGTTTTGTGGTTAAAAAacagggggggggggttaaACTCGCCATTTTGGAGTGTGATGTTTAAACATTTTTGCTAGGATGGTTTAGAAAATTGTGGGTTTGCAAACTACATGTGCaacttaattaattttgtgGTTCTCATAGGAATTAACTAACCTATCTATGTGGTTCACTGGCTTATTTCCTCATGGCTCTGTAGCTCCTGTGTGTTTGGTGGacactagcctatcaacccgtgctcctaTACgagctaattaaaattaatataaaaataaggcttatagctaataattataattacctATCCCACTTTCTCATTtatttattaaatattctaacgcATATTTTGAAATACATACTCATCATTATCTtgttgcaatagatttcattttgcattacACATCCATAtgtatttgatatatatttagttgaactatttgcaTGTAAATTGGTATTCTTGTCTCTTCCtacatacatgaatacatggtgaccCATATCGTGGGTAAtacttttatataaacaatatcataaataatatattaataataatagaaatagtaatttaaaattttatattagttctttttataattatataatttagatacatatttagggttactttaacttttaacaATGATATAATAAGATATTTGTATGCAAATTTAGCAGTTTATTTGCactattttataatggcataggtgggtgaATTACACAAAgatagggggttactttagatttgtttttataatggcagtggtatGTAGATACAAGTTTAAGGGATTACTTtaatctattttcataatggctgaggtgggtaatttattaggaaagataacagatccaataactattatgattagagttgttggactgatggccggatgtttctgttttttgtgagaatttctataaTTTCTTTATATGGAGGCTTCAAAGGAGCCTCTAATTAGTAATAATAAAATGCATAGCATTTTTTTACTATATCCATATAGGGAGAGCGCCTCCCCTCCCACCTCCCCCTCCACCCAAACATTGGTAGAGGCTTGCTtcttttggaatttttttttcattcaagcAGCGTTGGCAGAATCCGGTTACCAATAAGAGGCATGACAGGAGGTTAGGGAGGCACAAAAAGTTCCCATGCATGTCACTGACAACCTCTTGGTTCTTTTGCCAACTTTCTCTTGTTTTGAAAAATCTAACACTATTGTTTCTTAGAACTGACTGTGGCAGGTTCCATCTTTACTGCCATCTATGAATCAATGCATGGCAAGATCCAAGCCATTGTTCGTACTGGTTCAGAACTCATTGTCGAGCCATATTGTGCTGTAGTGTATATTGGTGGTTAGGAAGCCCAAAAAGATTTGGGCGGGGCGGGGCTTAGAGATGGAAGGTGAGGATCTAGATGCATTCTAGGAGTATGGAGTGGTTGTAATGGCAAGTTCCTTAAATTTGTTTTGTTCCTGATGTGTCCTGAGGCTAGTATTTATAACCATTTGGGGTAGGTTGAGGTTTTCTTCAATTAGTCTTTTGACCTTGAGGTAGTTCATAAGGAGGGCATCCACTGAACATTATTTGAGGCGCCTTAGGGAATATATAATTGTAGCTAGGGTTCCTTCCATGGGAGTGCATTTTGATGTGGCCAAGTGTGAATGTGGCATTCCTATATGCCGTGGTGTCCTGCCATTTATGCTAGCGATATGAGGAGAAAGGGGGAGGCAAACATagtttcttggttttcttcttctaggATATGGTTTGCAGTAGGCGGACTAGGGGAGAGGCCCTTACCTTTTCCCTAGGCTAAGGTGCATGGCTTCTTCCTTCGGAGCACTCTCAGAAAGAGAGGCCACTGGAAGCTCCTAACTTTCAGAGGCTCCAGCTACTCCCCAACTAGCAGGCCCATGGCCCATTCTCCTAGC
This genomic interval from Panicum virgatum strain AP13 chromosome 8K, P.virgatum_v5, whole genome shotgun sequence contains the following:
- the LOC120645648 gene encoding NAC transcription factor NAM-B1-like, coding for MAASMISAAPILLEPGFKFRPTDEDVVVHYLRPRAMNEPLPSGCIVDVDILSHNPWELVPEGSVEKYYFSRRVPRWPLGNRRKRTAGDGHWKASGKDVPIFSKGINGRVPMMVGLKKTMVFYRGKAPFGENTEWVMEEYRLAEAGLMPSHVMRPREGRNLGKCGCAAAVIAKKNDELSEALRNAIASLKKVPVMVKPDDSWVVCHIYRKKKKCAMPRVFAQTYNIAGGGQVPFFDFIGQGNPERAASSSSLTGPPIEKENDDTDGSTNEKACSGEGK